Proteins from a genomic interval of Mesobacillus sp. S13:
- a CDS encoding PilW family protein: protein MNNEKGLSLVELLAAIAILFIVSGIIYGVFFTFNNNYDRISHKNSMDQAANLILTTIKQYHQKNESYWIKYDASSKKSYIGVTTADNLVGDTDYSMDLKVGYPTPITISNTKIDAKQPLTIQLLLTDQKGQTYEIETTVKRY from the coding sequence ATGAATAACGAAAAAGGATTGTCATTGGTAGAGCTTCTTGCAGCTATTGCTATACTATTCATAGTTTCAGGAATTATCTATGGAGTGTTTTTTACATTCAATAATAACTACGATCGTATTTCGCATAAAAACAGTATGGACCAGGCAGCGAATCTCATACTGACAACCATTAAGCAATACCACCAAAAAAATGAATCGTACTGGATCAAATATGATGCTTCTTCAAAGAAGTCATATATAGGGGTAACTACGGCAGATAATCTGGTGGGAGATACTGATTATTCAATGGATTTGAAGGTTGGATACCCAACACCAATAACAATAAGTAATACAAAGATTGATGCTAAACAACCTTTAACAATTCAATTATTATTAACAGACCAAAAAGGGCAGACATACGAAATTGAAACGACTGTAAAAAGATATTAA
- a CDS encoding type II secretion system F family protein, whose product MARFKYSGRDRTKKRSGTITAGSKREALERLREEGIRTTEIVEVPETLLTKDISIGNPVKLQHLVIYLRQFATLLKAGVSVVESTKILANQTDSKALRKTLLDIEAELREGNQLSQASAKHGKIFSAMYINMIKAGEAGGNMDEALERLADHYEKQHNTRQKVVAALTYPAVIAFIAIGVVIFLLVSVVPTFVDMFSDFGGELPAITRFVLGASEFMQEFWWLIILFALSIVVLIIAMNKNKKTKYYLDYAMLRMPLFGKMMQKAVLARMTRTLSSLFTSSVPILQALSIVENVVENEVISRVVRESRDALEVGQSMTGPMKQHWAFPPLVTQMISIGEETGSLDGMLGKVAEFYEKEVETSTDQLKSLIEPIMIVVLAGLVGTIVTSIMVPMFDIFNHVN is encoded by the coding sequence ATGGCAAGATTCAAATATTCCGGCCGTGACCGGACAAAAAAACGTTCAGGCACAATTACAGCAGGCTCTAAACGTGAAGCACTTGAAAGGCTGCGAGAAGAGGGAATCAGGACGACTGAAATTGTTGAGGTTCCTGAAACACTGTTGACAAAGGATATTTCGATTGGCAATCCCGTCAAGCTTCAGCATTTGGTGATATATCTCAGGCAGTTTGCGACCCTTTTAAAAGCAGGTGTGTCAGTTGTTGAATCGACGAAAATACTGGCGAACCAGACCGACAGTAAAGCACTGAGAAAAACATTGCTGGATATAGAAGCGGAGCTCCGGGAAGGGAACCAGTTATCCCAGGCTTCTGCCAAGCACGGGAAGATCTTCTCAGCAATGTATATCAACATGATCAAGGCTGGAGAAGCGGGCGGTAATATGGACGAAGCACTGGAACGCCTTGCAGATCATTATGAAAAACAGCATAATACCCGGCAGAAAGTAGTGGCCGCTTTAACATATCCAGCTGTAATTGCATTCATCGCAATTGGTGTCGTCATTTTCTTATTGGTTTCTGTTGTACCGACCTTTGTGGATATGTTCTCTGACTTTGGCGGGGAATTGCCTGCCATCACAAGATTCGTACTCGGTGCAAGTGAATTCATGCAGGAATTCTGGTGGCTGATCATCCTTTTCGCATTAAGTATTGTGGTTCTCATCATTGCAATGAACAAAAACAAGAAGACCAAGTATTATCTCGATTATGCAATGCTAAGAATGCCGCTATTCGGAAAGATGATGCAGAAGGCTGTACTGGCGAGGATGACGAGAACACTGAGTTCTCTTTTCACGAGCTCGGTACCGATACTTCAAGCTTTATCTATTGTTGAAAATGTTGTTGAAAATGAAGTGATTTCGCGTGTGGTACGCGAATCAAGAGATGCGCTGGAAGTAGGGCAATCGATGACAGGACCGATGAAACAGCACTGGGCCTTTCCGCCGCTCGTCACACAGATGATTTCCATCGGGGAAGAAACAGGTTCCCTTGACGGTATGCTTGGGAAAGTTGCTGAATTCTATGAAAAAGAAGTGGAAACTAGCACCGATCAGCTAAAATCATTGATTGAACCAATTATGATCGTCGTAC
- a CDS encoding sensor domain-containing diguanylate cyclase, with the protein MTPIIKKSIWFSWLLIVPVGLWVTYQVYPPPSDLPVWEVFAFLLLMAVVAAMPMVVNNTPIFLIQWVSLAVFLTYGIFVEMVLMQISVLILLMRLRVQKSDTYRFPLNSLMFFTVSLGSGLIFYALGGTHGAHLTDDPYTYILGTVYGISNYGVNTLFLILLQAVVLKIKGPYFGKDFIWETVTTLITFPVGFILYELYQSEMGLYSLLFVGIPFASLSIILSLYYSSGKVNHFLQSAAEIGHQLAERLKSDDVLDLFVQKVIEMLPVDYAYILDVVDEKELKLIHKVEFGEVMEPVADPLGKGMGISGLVWAEKQPVLFHSKKQWKHINSGYIPAGAESILGVPIVRNNQVIGVLVLAANKKRAFEKSQLMIIDILCSHFAIAVENARHHEKTKEYSERCALTGLYNYRYFENMLTAEFEKLQFGHRDLLSLILLDIDHFKSVNDTYGHQSGNEILIELGERLRKKIGGIGTVARYGGEEFVILLPDMMKGDALKLAEQIRLMIANEPFTLLQSMDEEGKQLLVNITASIGVATAPQDADDSLALIRHADRALYVGAKRSGRNRVAEYVK; encoded by the coding sequence ATGACTCCCATAATCAAAAAATCAATATGGTTCAGCTGGCTGCTGATCGTGCCGGTTGGGCTCTGGGTGACTTATCAAGTCTATCCGCCTCCAAGTGATCTGCCTGTATGGGAAGTTTTTGCCTTCCTTTTATTGATGGCCGTTGTGGCTGCCATGCCAATGGTCGTCAACAATACGCCAATCTTCCTCATCCAATGGGTGTCGCTAGCAGTATTCCTGACATACGGCATCTTTGTGGAAATGGTTTTGATGCAAATTTCTGTGCTCATTTTGTTAATGAGGCTACGTGTCCAAAAGTCTGATACTTATAGGTTCCCACTGAATTCGTTAATGTTCTTTACCGTATCATTAGGGAGTGGATTGATCTTTTACGCCCTTGGAGGGACACATGGAGCCCATTTGACTGATGATCCATATACTTACATTTTGGGAACGGTATACGGCATTAGCAATTATGGAGTGAATACTTTATTCCTGATTTTGCTGCAAGCAGTCGTACTAAAAATTAAGGGACCTTACTTCGGAAAAGATTTCATCTGGGAAACCGTTACGACTCTGATCACATTCCCTGTAGGCTTCATTCTTTATGAACTATATCAAAGTGAAATGGGGCTCTATTCCTTATTGTTTGTCGGTATTCCTTTCGCCAGTTTGTCTATCATTCTCAGTCTCTATTATTCGAGCGGAAAGGTGAACCATTTTTTACAGAGTGCCGCTGAGATTGGCCACCAGCTGGCTGAGAGGCTGAAGTCGGATGATGTTCTTGACCTCTTTGTTCAAAAAGTGATCGAGATGCTTCCAGTTGACTATGCCTACATTTTGGATGTAGTGGATGAAAAAGAGCTAAAGCTGATTCATAAGGTAGAGTTCGGCGAAGTGATGGAGCCAGTTGCCGATCCTCTTGGAAAAGGCATGGGAATAAGCGGGCTTGTCTGGGCTGAGAAACAGCCTGTACTCTTCCATTCAAAAAAACAATGGAAGCATATTAATTCAGGCTATATCCCAGCGGGTGCTGAAAGCATTCTCGGTGTGCCAATCGTCAGGAACAACCAGGTGATCGGTGTCCTCGTCCTTGCCGCAAACAAGAAAAGGGCATTCGAAAAATCGCAGCTGATGATCATCGACATACTATGCTCCCACTTTGCGATTGCCGTGGAAAACGCCAGGCACCATGAAAAAACAAAGGAATACAGTGAGCGCTGCGCGTTGACTGGACTGTATAATTACCGCTATTTTGAAAACATGCTGACTGCCGAATTCGAAAAATTACAATTTGGCCACAGGGACCTTTTATCACTCATCCTGCTCGACATCGACCACTTCAAATCCGTCAACGATACATACGGACACCAAAGTGGAAATGAGATTTTAATAGAGTTAGGAGAACGACTGAGGAAAAAAATCGGCGGCATTGGAACCGTTGCCCGCTACGGAGGAGAAGAATTCGTCATCCTCCTGCCTGACATGATGAAAGGCGACGCCCTTAAACTCGCAGAACAAATCAGGCTGATGATTGCCAACGAGCCATTTACACTGCTGCAGTCGATGGATGAAGAAGGAAAGCAACTATTAGTTAACATTACTGCCTCAATTGGAGTGGCAACCGCCCCGCAAGATGCGGACGATTCTTTGGCATTGATCAGGCATGCAGATAGGGCATTATATGTCGGTGCGAAGCGATCGGGTAGGAATAGGGTTGCGGAATATGTTAAGTGA
- a CDS encoding GspE/PulE family protein → MRQTRKRLGDLLVETEIITEEQLQSALAEKSEGQKLGDVLLQRGFITEQQLIEVLEFQLGIPHISLFRYPFDTKLFTLIPKEIAKRRLVIPLKKEGDKLFVAMADPMDFFTVDDLRLSTGFHIETAIATKDDILRAINKYYDSNEGFEELLSANNLTKEAVKEEKVNEVDSPIIRLVNQLLSNATTSKASDIHIDPQETKVVIRYRIDGILRTERVLPKHMQNVLIARVKIMANLDITENRIPQDGRIKVNIDFHPVDLRVSTLPTVYGEKVVMRILDMGSTLNDIEKLGFNKHNLSRFMDMISKPNGIVLITGPTGSGKSSTLYAALNKLNSEEVNVITIEDPVEYQLEGINQIQVNQNVGMTFAAGLRSILRQDPDIIMVGEIRDKETVEVSVRASLTGHLVLSTIHTNDALSSVTRMIDMGVEPFLVASSLSGVVAQRLVRKVCRDCAEAQTPTKREIDIFSKRGIQIETVWTGKGCSSCNMTGYRGRIAIHEVLTIDEDLRKAIMNEEPVSVLKDIAIKNKTIFLIDDGLLKVKQGLTSTEEVLRVAITE, encoded by the coding sequence ATGAGACAAACAAGAAAGCGGCTTGGTGATCTATTGGTTGAAACGGAGATCATCACAGAAGAGCAGCTGCAAAGTGCCCTTGCCGAAAAATCAGAAGGGCAAAAGCTTGGAGATGTGCTCCTCCAGAGAGGGTTTATTACCGAACAGCAACTGATAGAGGTTCTTGAGTTCCAGCTCGGCATCCCGCACATCAGTCTATTTCGGTATCCATTCGATACAAAGCTCTTCACTCTAATACCGAAAGAAATTGCTAAAAGGCGCCTGGTCATTCCGCTGAAAAAGGAAGGGGACAAGCTATTCGTTGCAATGGCGGATCCGATGGACTTTTTCACGGTAGATGACCTTCGGCTGTCAACAGGCTTTCATATTGAAACAGCCATCGCCACCAAAGATGATATTCTGAGGGCGATCAATAAGTATTATGATAGCAACGAAGGCTTTGAAGAACTTTTAAGTGCGAATAATTTGACTAAAGAAGCTGTAAAAGAAGAAAAAGTGAATGAGGTAGATTCACCAATCATCAGGCTGGTCAACCAGCTTCTCTCAAATGCGACAACGAGCAAGGCCAGCGATATTCATATTGACCCTCAAGAGACAAAGGTTGTCATTCGATACCGGATAGATGGCATTCTTAGGACTGAGAGAGTACTGCCTAAGCATATGCAAAATGTCCTGATTGCTCGGGTCAAAATCATGGCTAATCTTGATATCACAGAGAATAGAATTCCACAAGATGGCAGGATCAAGGTGAATATAGACTTCCATCCAGTCGATCTCCGTGTATCAACACTCCCAACTGTTTATGGAGAAAAGGTGGTAATGCGTATTCTCGATATGGGCAGTACGCTGAATGATATTGAGAAGCTTGGATTCAATAAGCACAATCTTTCAAGGTTCATGGATATGATTTCCAAGCCTAATGGAATTGTACTGATAACAGGCCCGACAGGATCAGGGAAATCGTCTACCCTTTATGCGGCGCTTAACAAGCTGAATAGTGAGGAAGTAAATGTAATCACTATCGAGGATCCGGTTGAGTACCAGCTTGAAGGTATCAACCAGATTCAGGTAAACCAGAATGTCGGAATGACATTCGCTGCAGGGCTTCGCTCCATTCTTCGTCAGGATCCCGATATCATCATGGTCGGGGAAATTCGTGACAAGGAGACGGTGGAGGTTTCAGTCAGGGCATCCTTGACAGGGCATCTGGTTTTAAGCACGATTCACACAAATGATGCGCTAAGCTCGGTTACGAGGATGATTGATATGGGGGTTGAACCGTTTCTTGTTGCTTCATCATTGAGCGGTGTCGTTGCCCAGCGACTTGTAAGAAAGGTGTGCCGTGACTGTGCAGAAGCCCAAACGCCAACCAAACGGGAAATTGATATTTTTTCAAAAAGAGGGATCCAGATTGAAACAGTCTGGACAGGCAAAGGCTGTTCTTCATGCAATATGACAGGATATCGAGGCAGGATCGCTATTCATGAAGTGCTGACAATCGATGAAGATCTTCGGAAAGCGATCATGAACGAAGAACCAGTGTCTGTTTTAAAGGATATAGCGATAAAAAATAAAACAATCTTCCTGATCGATGATGGCTTGTTGAAGGTAAAACAGGGCTTGACATCGACTGAGGAAGTATTGAGGGTAGCTATTACAGAGTAA
- a CDS encoding type IV pilus twitching motility protein PilT codes for MREKIEHLLSSGFELKASDIHITVGVPPILRVHGELKRYGTEVILPEDTEGMARAIIPEKLWDQFKSKGELDFSYGIPGISRFRVNAYHQRGCVSLAARVVPTTIPTLEELELPSVLKRIAEKPQGLVLVTGPTGSGKSTTLAALIQYMNKNMRKHIVTLEDPIEYLHKHGNSIIDQREVGFDTNNFANGLRAALRQDPDVILVGELRDLDTIQTAITAAETGHLVLGTLHTSSAPATINRIIDVFPAGQQAQIRIQLASVLVAVISQRLFPTVDKKSRRGATEILINNAAVANLIRNEKIHQIMSIMQTSKAFGMHTLEMSIKELVQQGIISRESAEPYLLEKLV; via the coding sequence ATGAGAGAAAAAATAGAACATTTGCTTAGTTCCGGTTTCGAACTTAAGGCTTCCGACATTCATATCACTGTCGGTGTGCCACCGATTTTAAGAGTCCATGGGGAACTGAAAAGATATGGCACAGAGGTCATATTACCTGAAGATACAGAGGGCATGGCCAGGGCGATTATTCCTGAAAAACTTTGGGATCAATTTAAGTCAAAGGGTGAACTGGATTTCTCTTATGGAATACCAGGAATCTCCAGATTCAGGGTAAATGCCTATCACCAGAGGGGATGCGTCTCGCTAGCAGCACGTGTAGTCCCAACAACCATTCCTACTCTTGAGGAACTTGAACTGCCTTCGGTTCTTAAGCGTATTGCCGAAAAACCGCAGGGACTCGTGCTTGTTACCGGGCCTACAGGAAGTGGAAAATCAACAACACTTGCCGCTTTGATCCAGTATATGAATAAGAATATGCGCAAGCACATCGTCACCCTTGAGGATCCGATTGAATATCTGCACAAGCATGGAAACAGTATCATCGACCAGCGTGAAGTAGGATTTGATACAAATAACTTTGCAAACGGACTACGAGCGGCACTCAGACAGGACCCTGATGTGATCCTTGTTGGGGAATTGAGGGATCTAGATACGATTCAGACAGCGATTACCGCTGCTGAAACAGGACACCTTGTGCTCGGAACCTTGCATACATCAAGTGCGCCTGCGACCATCAATCGTATCATTGATGTCTTTCCTGCAGGCCAGCAAGCGCAAATTCGCATCCAGTTGGCTTCAGTACTGGTGGCTGTTATTTCCCAGCGCCTGTTTCCGACTGTTGACAAGAAAAGCCGCCGAGGAGCAACTGAAATTCTTATTAATAACGCGGCTGTTGCCAATCTGATCCGCAATGAAAAAATCCACCAAATCATGAGCATTATGCAAACTTCAAAGGCTTTTGGCATGCATACACTTGAGATGAGTATTAAAGAGCTGGTTCAGCAAGGTATTATCTCGAGAGAATCTGCTGAACCATATTTACTAGAGAAGTTGGTGTAA
- a CDS encoding bifunctional folylpolyglutamate synthase/dihydrofolate synthase, with amino-acid sequence MFETYEQAIEWIHARLRLGMKPGLSRMEWMLERLEHPERRIKTIHVGGTNGKGSTVTFLRSILQTAGFRVGTFTSPYFEQFNERISINGHPISDEELVELTNVIKPLADELDHTELGGPTEFEVITAMSIYYFAKMSPVDVVIYEVGLGGRFDSTNVIHPLLSIITSIGLDHTAILGDTYEQIAFEKAGIIKNGVSVITGVKQPEALDVIKRKAMEGKSPIYHLGNEFTADSRESLERGEKFTFSSMFGQIQDLKTTMIGSYQVDNAACAVMASQVLASYYSFMIEEEHIRDGLIQAYWPGRLEVLSEDPLVLIDGAHNEEGINALASEIKSRFADKKISILFAALKDKKLDKMIASLEEAADQLTFTTFDFPRAASAEDLMEVGRNDGNKRIANDYQDFLSMKINDLTKDEILIVTGSLYFLSEAKPYIMNVLKNK; translated from the coding sequence ATGTTTGAAACATATGAGCAAGCAATTGAATGGATCCATGCAAGGCTGCGTCTGGGAATGAAGCCAGGCCTTTCCAGAATGGAATGGATGCTTGAAAGGCTGGAGCATCCTGAAAGAAGGATCAAGACCATCCATGTTGGCGGCACGAACGGAAAAGGCTCGACAGTCACCTTCCTGCGCTCGATCCTTCAGACAGCAGGATTCAGGGTCGGCACGTTTACTTCGCCATATTTTGAACAATTCAATGAGCGGATCAGTATTAACGGCCACCCAATCAGTGACGAGGAATTGGTTGAGCTGACAAATGTGATCAAGCCGCTTGCAGATGAGCTGGATCATACGGAATTAGGCGGACCGACTGAATTTGAAGTGATCACCGCAATGTCGATCTATTATTTTGCCAAGATGTCTCCTGTTGATGTCGTCATTTATGAAGTGGGACTCGGCGGGCGTTTTGATTCGACCAATGTCATTCACCCGCTGCTATCAATCATCACCAGCATCGGCCTCGATCACACGGCGATTCTCGGAGATACATATGAACAAATAGCGTTTGAAAAAGCAGGAATCATAAAGAACGGTGTAAGCGTCATAACAGGAGTGAAACAGCCAGAAGCATTGGATGTTATCAAACGTAAAGCTATGGAAGGCAAGTCACCTATCTACCATCTGGGTAATGAATTCACCGCAGATTCAAGAGAATCTTTGGAGCGTGGAGAAAAATTCACTTTTTCAAGCATGTTCGGCCAAATTCAGGACCTGAAAACCACCATGATCGGTTCCTATCAGGTGGACAATGCTGCCTGTGCAGTAATGGCCAGCCAGGTTCTTGCAAGCTACTATTCGTTTATGATTGAAGAAGAGCATATCAGGGATGGGCTGATTCAAGCCTACTGGCCTGGACGTCTTGAGGTTTTAAGTGAGGATCCTTTAGTCCTGATCGATGGGGCTCATAATGAAGAAGGAATCAATGCGCTCGCAAGTGAAATTAAATCTCGATTTGCCGATAAAAAGATTAGTATCCTATTTGCAGCCCTGAAAGATAAAAAGTTGGACAAGATGATTGCAAGTCTAGAAGAGGCTGCTGACCAACTTACTTTTACAACCTTCGACTTTCCTCGTGCAGCTTCTGCGGAAGATTTAATGGAAGTTGGACGGAACGATGGAAATAAACGAATCGCAAATGATTACCAAGACTTTCTCTCTATGAAAATAAATGATTTGACCAAAGATGAAATCCTGATTGTCACAGGCTCTCTTTACTTTTTATCAGAGGCAAAGCCTTATATAATGAACGTGTTGAAAAATAAATAA
- a CDS encoding prepilin-type N-terminal cleavage/methylation domain-containing protein, which translates to MGKKLDNQDGLTLLEVLLSIVILTIVLTSFAGFFSQSALFVKKNEEKLSTSQTAQQVVNLVEVNVTKNMLLANPECADFQCNFEKNALESFLGQAINSSYKISVDFTPSVEDLVNVKVAIIDNDDPDSSSETFTYIRR; encoded by the coding sequence TTGGGAAAAAAGTTGGATAACCAAGATGGTTTGACATTGCTTGAAGTTTTATTATCAATTGTCATACTGACCATTGTACTTACTTCATTTGCCGGTTTTTTCAGCCAGTCAGCATTATTCGTCAAAAAAAATGAAGAAAAGCTTTCTACATCACAGACTGCTCAGCAGGTTGTGAATTTGGTTGAAGTTAATGTCACAAAAAATATGCTATTAGCAAACCCTGAATGCGCTGATTTCCAATGTAACTTTGAGAAGAATGCCTTGGAATCCTTTTTAGGTCAAGCCATAAATAGTTCATATAAAATATCGGTTGATTTTACACCAAGTGTAGAAGATTTAGTCAATGTAAAAGTAGCAATTATTGACAATGATGATCCTGACAGCTCTTCAGAAACATTTACATATATAAGAAGGTGA
- a CDS encoding VanW family protein: MKKQHIIKFSLILSVFSIFIFSFTYFGASAFGSRASSNQIFSEKTSIGNVDVSNKTPEEAKALIEAKVNEWAQAAQIKLLYKGETYAIDPLHFVFLLDESVAAAQNGVQNDLLVELKGGALSSLELPETVRSQLDDERLVNDLSNAGKGLILVSDFSLENYLPEEKPVTITRSSLKLPEKNSEIKELAEAIQKMEIAPESHFSLANYARENNLSETSSYAYSQIASALYKALLSTNFTIGERHISSELAVNIELGFESKVDLSKNLDLKFYNPNKTSYTLELSIDNEELLVTITGAPLLYEYTVKTSNKQEFKPRTIKQYSPLLKTGQKSVESEGKPGFLITVSREIHGRKGELLETEFISEDFYTPVHRVEIYPIAPAVQQTPPATGTNDGTVTEPNAVQTLPPSVPVEQTGNNNNSTENSSDGTSGQDGIANENDDDGSLWGKPDEQPK, encoded by the coding sequence ATGAAAAAGCAGCATATTATTAAGTTTTCGCTGATCCTTTCTGTTTTTTCTATTTTTATTTTCAGTTTTACATATTTTGGAGCATCTGCTTTTGGCTCCCGTGCATCCAGCAATCAGATTTTTTCAGAGAAAACATCTATAGGAAACGTGGACGTATCAAATAAAACACCTGAAGAAGCAAAGGCTCTGATCGAAGCCAAAGTAAATGAGTGGGCTCAAGCAGCACAAATCAAATTACTATATAAAGGTGAGACCTATGCAATCGATCCATTGCATTTTGTCTTCCTGTTGGATGAATCGGTTGCCGCTGCTCAAAACGGTGTGCAAAATGACCTTTTAGTAGAATTGAAGGGTGGGGCTTTAAGTTCATTGGAATTACCGGAGACAGTGAGAAGCCAACTGGATGATGAAAGACTGGTTAATGATTTAAGTAATGCAGGAAAAGGTCTGATTCTTGTCTCAGATTTCAGTCTGGAAAATTACCTTCCGGAAGAGAAGCCAGTTACGATTACAAGATCATCTCTAAAACTACCTGAAAAAAACAGTGAGATTAAAGAGCTGGCAGAAGCGATTCAAAAGATGGAAATTGCTCCTGAGTCTCATTTTTCATTAGCAAACTATGCCAGGGAAAATAACCTGAGCGAGACGTCTTCCTACGCGTATAGTCAAATAGCATCCGCTTTATATAAAGCGTTACTATCAACGAATTTTACAATCGGAGAAAGACATATTAGCTCAGAATTAGCAGTTAATATCGAGCTTGGCTTCGAATCAAAGGTTGATCTCTCCAAGAATCTTGACCTTAAATTCTATAATCCTAACAAAACATCCTACACCCTTGAACTTAGTATAGACAACGAGGAATTACTGGTAACAATAACTGGGGCACCGCTGTTATATGAATATACTGTTAAGACATCGAATAAACAGGAGTTCAAACCAAGAACTATAAAGCAATACTCCCCATTGCTCAAGACTGGCCAAAAATCAGTTGAGAGTGAAGGAAAGCCAGGTTTTCTCATTACAGTTTCCCGTGAAATTCATGGGCGAAAAGGGGAACTGTTAGAAACTGAATTCATTTCTGAAGATTTTTATACACCAGTACACAGGGTTGAAATTTATCCAATCGCGCCGGCCGTTCAGCAAACTCCACCTGCTACTGGTACTAATGATGGAACTGTGACTGAACCGAATGCAGTTCAAACTTTACCGCCTTCAGTTCCGGTTGAACAGACTGGGAATAACAATAATTCTACCGAAAATAGCAGTGATGGAACATCAGGTCAGGATGGAATCGCCAATGAGAATGATGATGATGGCAGCCTCTGGGGAAAGCCGGACGAACAGCCTAAGTAA